In Alicyclobacillus macrosporangiidus CPP55, a single window of DNA contains:
- a CDS encoding pilus assembly protein TadB, with product MVAVIAILLGVLMFLAVFVVVWGFALVSAQEEQLRIQSIRGTYKRATPKAGFLEAMHRDMVRYAKEIGKPGWADIAYRVSFAMPLLVAAVALLVGWYWALPLALLAFFLPYLYLERTYRRARLLLRRQLRQARLLIALLAEAGAPVERGIVAAEAVSGYPLKPYLRDVCIAIGQVPTDTHERERDTGMRVQTVVEAFMQMAERLKLSEATQFAQLLAQSTRYNTPLTDMMFTSLEIEERLRDAEAEAKYNNAISKISYLSTLGLGIPVFAYMFLAVFSYLLQLLGGAFGFGSL from the coding sequence GTGGTGGCCGTAATCGCCATCCTCCTTGGAGTGCTCATGTTCTTGGCGGTGTTTGTCGTGGTGTGGGGCTTTGCGCTCGTCAGCGCTCAGGAGGAGCAATTGCGTATCCAGTCCATCCGGGGCACGTACAAACGCGCCACGCCCAAGGCTGGGTTTCTGGAGGCCATGCACCGGGACATGGTGCGGTATGCAAAGGAGATCGGCAAACCTGGATGGGCGGACATCGCCTACCGGGTGTCGTTTGCCATGCCCCTGCTCGTAGCGGCGGTGGCCCTGTTGGTGGGGTGGTACTGGGCGCTCCCATTGGCACTGCTGGCGTTCTTTCTCCCATACCTGTACCTGGAGCGGACGTACCGGCGGGCGAGACTGTTGCTTCGGCGCCAGCTTCGGCAAGCGAGGCTTCTGATTGCGCTTCTCGCGGAGGCGGGCGCGCCAGTTGAGCGCGGGATTGTGGCAGCCGAGGCGGTGAGCGGATATCCTTTGAAGCCGTATCTGCGTGACGTGTGCATTGCCATTGGCCAGGTTCCAACAGACACACACGAGCGGGAGCGGGACACCGGGATGCGGGTGCAGACGGTGGTGGAGGCGTTCATGCAGATGGCCGAACGACTGAAATTGTCTGAGGCCACGCAGTTCGCCCAGCTTCTCGCCCAGTCCACTCGGTACAACACGCCTCTGACAGACATGATGTTCACGTCGCTGGAGATCGAGGAACGGCTCCGGGACGCTGAGGCGGAAGCGAAATACAACAACGCGATCTCGAAAATCAGTTACCTGTCCACCTTGGGACTTGGTATTCCGGTGTTTGCGTACATGTTCCTCGCGGTGTTCTCGTATTTGCTGCAGTTGCTCGGTGGCGCGTTTGGGTTTGGCTCGCTGTAA
- a CDS encoding methyltransferase family protein — translation MWLRLLIQSVSILVLLSGVCALVRSPLLWPFAAVLVLEAFWLFVSLWRVPRISGGVVGIVASAVIAVYPALISWVCPGPYVEPVWRFALSYAIQCLALMLEVWAFLTLRSSLTQLPEAHRLVRSGPYRYVRHPLYVAYTLAFVGSCLGAMRWSLWGFLAGFIVLQWIRARAEEQVLMTAFPEYAAYARVTGRFIPRIVRKASLEGERNDRAMD, via the coding sequence ATGTGGTTGCGGTTGCTGATCCAGAGCGTCTCGATTCTGGTGTTGCTCTCGGGCGTTTGTGCACTGGTCCGCTCGCCGCTTTTGTGGCCGTTTGCCGCAGTCCTGGTGCTGGAGGCGTTTTGGCTTTTTGTGTCCCTGTGGCGCGTGCCGAGGATATCCGGCGGTGTCGTGGGCATTGTGGCGTCGGCCGTCATCGCGGTGTATCCGGCGCTCATCTCCTGGGTCTGTCCGGGACCGTATGTGGAACCCGTGTGGCGGTTTGCGCTGTCCTACGCGATCCAGTGCTTGGCGCTGATGCTGGAGGTGTGGGCGTTTCTGACGCTTCGTTCTTCACTCACCCAGCTTCCCGAAGCGCACCGGCTGGTTCGCTCGGGACCCTACCGATATGTCCGGCACCCGCTGTATGTTGCCTACACCCTGGCGTTTGTGGGCTCGTGCCTGGGGGCGATGCGGTGGAGTCTGTGGGGGTTTCTGGCCGGATTCATCGTTTTGCAGTGGATTCGGGCCAGGGCGGAGGAGCAGGTGCTGATGACGGCGTTTCCGGAGTATGCCGCATACGCGCGTGTGACGGGGCGATTTATTCCGCGGATAGTGCGCAAAGCCTCTTTGGAGGGGGAGCGGAATGATCGAGCCATGGATTGA
- a CDS encoding HD domain-containing phosphohydrolase: MAAEIWMDAEGVIERANGDTESLLGFRNEELAGLPVALLHLRLAEPGLHTLFVRRRDGQTVLIHAFVDKDPTSGACTAHLQDVFGGETERARLAFQYALFRGLAFAAEYGDPDLLDHLRRVGRYTSWVARGALGLSEENVARLTVAAYVHDVGKSAIPREILYKPAPLNEEEYALVKTHTDKGFAVLQEVERHVKRQAPWLYDEQTWRWAKDVARYHHENWDGSGYPAGLAGEGIPLVARVVKVVDVLDALLHARPYKSAWSNMEVRREIEAKAETEFDPKLASWLLAREAEWTQDRDDSGGDALWWP; encoded by the coding sequence AACGGCGATACGGAATCGTTGCTCGGGTTTAGAAACGAAGAGTTGGCGGGACTGCCGGTCGCGCTTTTACACCTCAGACTCGCCGAGCCGGGGTTGCACACGCTCTTTGTTCGGCGAAGGGACGGGCAGACAGTGCTCATTCACGCGTTTGTGGACAAAGATCCAACGTCGGGTGCGTGTACGGCACACCTGCAAGACGTGTTTGGCGGGGAGACGGAGCGAGCGCGCCTGGCGTTTCAGTACGCTCTGTTCAGGGGGCTGGCGTTTGCCGCCGAGTATGGAGACCCGGACTTGCTTGATCACCTGCGCCGGGTTGGGCGCTACACGTCGTGGGTAGCGCGTGGAGCGCTGGGCCTGTCGGAGGAGAATGTGGCGCGCCTGACGGTGGCGGCGTATGTGCACGATGTGGGCAAGTCTGCGATCCCGAGGGAGATTCTGTACAAACCTGCGCCACTCAACGAAGAGGAGTATGCCCTGGTTAAAACCCACACGGACAAGGGCTTCGCCGTATTGCAAGAGGTCGAGCGGCACGTCAAGCGCCAGGCCCCGTGGCTGTACGACGAGCAGACTTGGCGGTGGGCCAAGGACGTGGCCCGATACCATCACGAGAATTGGGACGGCAGCGGGTATCCGGCGGGCCTGGCGGGCGAGGGTATTCCGCTTGTGGCGCGGGTGGTGAAGGTGGTCGATGTGCTCGACGCACTGCTTCATGCTCGCCCGTACAAGTCCGCGTGGTCCAATATGGAGGTTCGCCGGGAGATCGAGGCGAAGGCGGAGACGGAATTTGACCCAAAACTCGCCTCGTGGCTTCTCGCCCGTGAAGCTGAGTGGACGCAAGACAGGGACGATTCAGGAGGGGATGCGCTGTGGTGGCCGTAA